One Gordonia pseudamarae genomic window, CGAATCACCGGGGTCGACGCCGTGGCCGGGTCCGGCTCCGAAGTACGACACCATCACGTAACGGCGGACCCCGGCGGCCCGCGCAGCGTCGACGGAGCGGATCGCCGCGTCACGGTCGACGGCATAGGTGCGGGCCGGATTGCCACCACCGGCCCCGGCGGAGAACACGACGGCGTCGTGCCCGCCGAGCAGTTCGGCGAGGACGTCGGTGTCGAGGGTTTCGATGTCGGCGACGGCCGGGGTCGCACCGGTGCCGATGATGTCGTCGGCGTGGTCGGGGTTGCGGATGATCGAGGTGACCGTGTCACCACGGCCGGTGAGAATTGCGGCCAGGCGCAGCGCGATCTTGCCGTGCCCGCCGATGATGGCGATCGAACTCATGGGGCCTGCTCTCGTGGGGTGAATTGTCTTATCCCACAGTAGCGAGCCACGGCGTCACCACCTCCGAGATCGGGCTACCCCCGGGATCGGGCCCCGAGGAGCCTGGCGATCCACAACACCAGGCACGCGCCCGCCAGACAGGTGACGAAGCTGAAGATCAGCCCGCCGCCCTCGACGTCGACGCCGATGATCTTGAGCAGCCAGCCGCCGAGGAGGCCGCCGACGATGCCGAGCACGATATTGAGGATCAGGCCCTTCTTGTCGTCCATGACCTTGCCCGCGATCCATCCGGCGAGACCGCCGATGATGACCCAGCCGAAAAACCCCAGTGCCAACATGACCTACCTGCTTTCGAAGAGTCGGTAGTAGCGATGCTACTGATTCGACTTGCCGAAAAGCATGAATCCGCCGTACAGCGCGAGTCCGATGAGCGCCACCCAGAACAGACCCTTGAGTATCGGAACGATCACCGCGCACGCGATGAGGATGACGGCGATGACGGCCAGGATCTTCCAGAAACCCAGACCACCGCCGGTGGAGGTGTTGAAAGGAGCTGATGTGTTCATGCCTCCACCATGCCCGCCCGCCGTCGGCGGCGACACCCTGAGACGCCTGTTTGGGGGATAAATCAGGGTGCCCCGTGACCTTCGCCCATCATGGATCCCGACCGTGCATCACCCACGCCCTCAGCGGCAACGAGCATGCCTGGTTCCGGCGGTGACCCGCCGGGCACCGGCAGCGGGCCTGACACAATCGCAGACATGAGGATCTCCCGCCGTGCCGCCGCGATCAGCCCGTTCTACGCGATGGAATACGGCCGGCGCGCGGCGGAATTGATCGCCGACGGCCACGACGTGATCCGGTTCAACATCGGTGAACCCGACTTCGGGGCGCCGCCGGCGTTCCTGGCCGCGGCGCGTGACCTGTGCGACGGCCGTCCACTCCCCTACACCGACGCGCTCGGATCGCCCACGCTGCGGGAGGCGATCGCGCGGTTCTACTCCGACCATTTCCGCTGCGACGTCCCGGCGCGGCGGGTGGTGGTGACCTCGGGTGCGTCGGCGGCGTTGCTGATGGCGTGCGCGGCCCTCGTCGACCCGGGCGATGAGGTGTTGATCGCCGATCCGTCGTACCCATGCAACCGGCAGTTCGCCGAAAGCTTCGGCGCAGCAGTGCATTTAGTCCCAACGACGGTGTCCGACCGGTTCCAGCTCACCGCCGACTCGGTGTCGGCCGCGTGGACGGACGCCACCCGCGTGGTGATGGTGGCAACCCCGTCCAATCCGACGGGGACATCGGTACCGGCCGGCGAACTGGCCGCGATCTGTGATGTCGCCCGCGCCCGCGGCGGCCGGCGGATCGTCGACGAGATCTACCTCGGCCTGGCCGATCCGGACGGGTCGCATCCGGACCTGCCGCCGCGCAGCGTGCTCGCCGCCGACCCGGATGCGATTGTGATCAACAGCTTTTCCAAGTACTTCGGCCTCACCGGCTGGCGGCTCGGCTGGGCCATCGTGCCCGACGACCTGGTCGAGGTGTTCGAGCGGCTGGCGCAGAATTACTACATCTGCCCGCCCACCCCGTCCCAGTTCGCGGCACTGACCTGTTTCGGCGAAGAATCGTTGGCAGTGGCCGAGGCCCGGCGCACCGAATTCCGGGAACGCCGAACGCTGGTGCTCGAGGGCCTGGCCGCGATCGGCCTCGACGTCCCGGTGGTCCCCGACGGGGCGTTCTACGTGTACATCGATGTCAGCTCCACCGGACTGACCGCCTCCCGGTTCTGCGATCGCGCCCTCACCGAGGCGCACGTGGCTCTCACCCCCGGAAAGGATTTCGGCGTCGCCGGTGCCGATCGGTTCGTCCGGCTGTCCTATTCGGTCAACAGATCACAACTGTCCGAAGGGATCTCCCGGCTGGCCCGGTTCACCCGCTGAGCCGGTGCCGCACAGGCCGACCGGAGGGGCGAGTCAGCCGTGGATCCGTTTGCGGCCGTACAGCTCCGCCGCCAGTACACGTTTGGCCTCGACGGCACGGGATCGGTCCGCGACGGTGAAACCACCCGAATGCGGGCGATCCGGGATCTGCTCGGGGTCATCGACGATCGTCCAGCGCGAACCGATGTCGGCGAGCGAGGCATGCTTGGTGGTGTAGTAGTCGGGTCGCGTAACCAGCGCGACGCCGGACGCGCCCGCGGCCGCCGCGATCAGATGCGGATGGAACCGGGTACTGATCCAGGTGTCTCCACGGCCGGCGGGCAGTCCGCGCCGCCAGATGTCCAGGAACGACACCGACGTCGACCCCTCAAGGCGGTCGGCGAGTTTCACCGGCACCGTCATGTCCTTGCCCGGAATCCCTTCCACCACGGTCACCGCCGACCCGGGCACCTCCCACGCGTCCAGGGTCCGGCGCACCACCTCGGTGAGCGCGTCGACGCCGGTCTGCCCGAATGCGGCGAAATCCTCGGTCAGGTCGGCCTGGATGCACAGGGTCACACCGCCCGGAGCCGGCCGGGGCCGCCGGGTGAGCAGTCGCCGATCTCCCCACGCGAGCCATGCGTCGTCACCACCGAGCCGCGCGTCATCGCCCAGTGCCGCGGCCGAGGCGGTGTCGCGCACGTCGAACACGGTGAACACGCGCGCCGCCTCACGCAGGGCGGACAACGCGGGTTCGGCGACTGCCGGGATCAGTCCCAGCCCACTCGCGTAGGCGGGCACGCCGGTGGTCCGCGCCAGCGCGGCGGCCGCGGACACGAGACTCACCTGGTACGGCCACACGGCGTTGACGTAGCCGCCGCCGAGCAGATGCACCGAGGATGCCCGCCGGAACAGGTCGACGCCCTCGGCCAGGCCGGGAGCGTGCCCGAATTCGGTTGCCGCCGTTGCGACCCATTCCCACGGCCGGTCCGGGTCCAGGCCCTCGGTGTCGGCCACCTCACCCGACAGCCCGCCTGCGTGCACGGTGAGCTTCCAGACGGTGTCGACGAAGACCGCACGAGGATGCACTCCCCGAAACAGCAATGCCGCCTGGCCCGGGGAGTGGCAGTCGAGCACCACGGTGGCCCGCGGCCGTTCCCTCGCCAGATATCTCAGCCAGGCACGGGCGATCAGTTCGTCGCCGTAGTTGGGGTAGCCCGACGGCGCGATCAGGTAGATGATCTCGCGGCGCCGCAGTTTCTCCACGAGGTCGGGGTCGCGCAGCTTGTCCACGACACCGGCCGGGTCCAGTCCCCTGATCTGCATGCCTGCGACTGTACCGACCCCTCACCGCACCATGCGCAGGGCGAGCCCGGCGGAGTCGGCACCGACCGCCGCCGGGTCCGAGCGGGTACGGCTCGGGAACCAGCGGCATACGTCCCCGCACAGCGACGAGATGGCCGGCACCGCCTCGTCGGGATTGTCGACAGTGTACGCACCGCACCGGATCCCCTCGTGAACGATGTTTCCGATGATCGCCCCCGGAAGTGGTGTGGGTCGAGGGCATACAGCTCGTACTACACAACCTTGGGGTGTTTGTGGTGGCGGGCCTGCCACGCGGCGAACGCCGCGACCACCGCCCGCGGCCGATACGTGAGGTGCATCATATGCGAGTGCTTACTCTATGAGCGATCGCTTAGTTCCACGAGGTCATCAAGACCATCCCGACAAGACCATCCTGAGGAGAGTTCTCATGGCCGACCCGATCTCCCGCCGCGACGTCGACTTCCTGCTCTACGAGTGGCTCGACGTCGAACAACTCACCAAGGCCGATCGATACGCCGAGCACTCCAAGGACACCTTCGACGCAGTCCTCGACCTGGCATCGGACATCGCGATCAAGAAGTACGCGCCGTTCAACAAGTACTGCGACCAGAACGAGCCGTATATCGGCGACGACGGCAAGGTGGTACTGCCCGACGCCACCGGCGACGCCGTGCGCGAATTTCTCGCCGCCGGACTGATCGCCGGGCCCTTCGGCACCGAACTCGACGGCGGCAGCCTGCCGGCCACCGTGCACCAGGCGGCGATGATCTGGTTCCAGGCCGCCAACCCGGCGATGTCGTCGTACACCTTCCTGACCGTCGGCAATGCCGGCCTGCTCGCCGAATACGGCACGCCCGACCAGATCGACACCTGGGTGCGGCCGATGCTGGAGGGCCGGTTCTTCGGGACGATGTGCCTGTCCGAGCCGGGCGCCGGGTCGTCGCTGTCGGACATCACCACCAAGGCCACCCCCGTCGGTGACGGCACCTACCGCGTCACCGGCACCAAGATGTGGATATCGGCCGGCGATCACGAACTCGGCGAGAATATCGTCCACCTGGTGCTGGCCAAGGCGCCGGGCGGCGGGCCGGGCGTCAAGGGCATCTCCCTGTTCATCGTGCCCAAGGTGTTGCCCGACGGCACCCGCAACGACGTCGCTCTGGTGGGCCTCAACCACAAGATGGGGCAACGCGGCACCACCAACACCCTGCTCAACTTCGGCGACGGCACGTTCCCGGTGGGCGACGGGCAGGGCGCGCTCGGCTACCTCGTCGGCGAGGAGCACAAGGGCCTGTTCTACATGTTCCACATGATGAACGAGGCACGCATCGGCGTCGGCTTCCTGGCCACCGCCATCGGCTACGCCGGCTACCTGCAGTCGGTGGAGTACGCCAAGACCCGCGTGCAGGGCCGGCCGGTGGACGCCAAGGATCCCGCCGCCAAGCCGGTGGCGATCATCGAACATCCCGACGTCAAGCGGATGCTGCTGGCGCAGAAGTCGTACGTGGAGGGTGCGTTGGCGCTCTGCCTGTGGTCGTCACTGCTGGTCGATCGCGTCGCCACCACCGGCGACGAGGACGAACGTGCCCGTGCCGCACTGCTTCTCGATGTGATCACGCCCATCAGCAAGAGCTGGCCGTCGCAGTGGTGCCTGACCGCCAACGATCTGGCGATCCAGGTACACGGCGGCTACGGGTACACCAAGGAGTTCGACGTCGAGCAGTGCTATCGCGACAACCGGCTCAACCCCATCCATGAGGGCACGCACGGCGTTCAGGCCATCGACCTGCTGGGCCGCAAGTTCACGATGAAGGGCGGGACAGGTCTTCGGGTGCTGGTCGAGACCATCACCGAGACGATCGACCGCGCCACCGCCGCAGGCGGGGCGGCCGCCGGTTACGCGGCCGCGTTGCGGGCGGCCCTCGAGCGGATCCCGGCCGCCGTGCTCACCGCATGGGCCGACGCAGACCCCGCCGTGGCACTGGCCAACGCGACCGCGTTCCTGGAGGCCACCGGGCACACCGTCCTGGCCTGGCTGTGGCTGGAGCAGTTTCTGGCCGCAGACGGCAAGGAAGGCGACTTCTACGACGGCAAGCGGGCCGCGACCCGTTACTTCTTCACCTACGAATTACCCAAGACCGGCCCGATGTTCGACCTCGTGATGGCCAAGGATCGCACCACCCTCGACACCCCGGCCGAATGGTTCTGACCAACGCCTACCGATTCACACGAAAGGCCAACCTACACAATGACAATCATGGACAGGTTCGCCCTCACCGACAAGGTCGTGATCGTGACCGGCGCATCGTCGGGCCTCGGCGTCGCGTTCGCGAAGGGATTCGCCGAGGCCGGCGCCGACGTGGTGCTCGCGGCGCGGCGTCTGGAGAAGCTCACCGACACCGCCGCACTCGTCGAGGCCGCCGGCCGCAAGGCCCTGCCGGTGCGGACCGATGTGTCCGATCCCGAACAGCGCCGCGCCGCCGTCGACGCCGCGCTGGCCGAGTTCGGCAGGGTCGACATCCTGATCAACAACGCCGACGTGGGCACCGCGGTGCCGGCGACCCGTGAAACCCCCGAACAGTTCCGCCAGGT contains:
- a CDS encoding SDR family oxidoreductase; amino-acid sequence: MSSIAIIGGHGKIALRLAAILTGRGDTVTSIIRNPDHADDIIGTGATPAVADIETLDTDVLAELLGGHDAVVFSAGAGGGNPARTYAVDRDAAIRSVDAARAAGVRRYVMVSYFGAGPGHGVDPGDSFFPYAEAKAAADTYLKASDLDWTILGPSRLTDNPGTSAISVGAGGIETAEVSRDNVAQVIAAVLGNPATVHRVIEFNDGPTPITEALGG
- a CDS encoding GlsB/YeaQ/YmgE family stress response membrane protein, translated to MLALGFFGWVIIGGLAGWIAGKVMDDKKGLILNIVLGIVGGLLGGWLLKIIGVDVEGGGLIFSFVTCLAGACLVLWIARLLGARSRG
- a CDS encoding aminotransferase class I/II-fold pyridoxal phosphate-dependent enzyme codes for the protein MRISRRAAAISPFYAMEYGRRAAELIADGHDVIRFNIGEPDFGAPPAFLAAARDLCDGRPLPYTDALGSPTLREAIARFYSDHFRCDVPARRVVVTSGASAALLMACAALVDPGDEVLIADPSYPCNRQFAESFGAAVHLVPTTVSDRFQLTADSVSAAWTDATRVVMVATPSNPTGTSVPAGELAAICDVARARGGRRIVDEIYLGLADPDGSHPDLPPRSVLAADPDAIVINSFSKYFGLTGWRLGWAIVPDDLVEVFERLAQNYYICPPTPSQFAALTCFGEESLAVAEARRTEFRERRTLVLEGLAAIGLDVPVVPDGAFYVYIDVSSTGLTASRFCDRALTEAHVALTPGKDFGVAGADRFVRLSYSVNRSQLSEGISRLARFTR
- a CDS encoding polysaccharide pyruvyl transferase family protein, which translates into the protein MQIRGLDPAGVVDKLRDPDLVEKLRRREIIYLIAPSGYPNYGDELIARAWLRYLARERPRATVVLDCHSPGQAALLFRGVHPRAVFVDTVWKLTVHAGGLSGEVADTEGLDPDRPWEWVATAATEFGHAPGLAEGVDLFRRASSVHLLGGGYVNAVWPYQVSLVSAAAALARTTGVPAYASGLGLIPAVAEPALSALREAARVFTVFDVRDTASAAALGDDARLGGDDAWLAWGDRRLLTRRPRPAPGGVTLCIQADLTEDFAAFGQTGVDALTEVVRRTLDAWEVPGSAVTVVEGIPGKDMTVPVKLADRLEGSTSVSFLDIWRRGLPAGRGDTWISTRFHPHLIAAAAGASGVALVTRPDYYTTKHASLADIGSRWTIVDDPEQIPDRPHSGGFTVADRSRAVEAKRVLAAELYGRKRIHG
- a CDS encoding acyl-CoA dehydrogenase gives rise to the protein MADPISRRDVDFLLYEWLDVEQLTKADRYAEHSKDTFDAVLDLASDIAIKKYAPFNKYCDQNEPYIGDDGKVVLPDATGDAVREFLAAGLIAGPFGTELDGGSLPATVHQAAMIWFQAANPAMSSYTFLTVGNAGLLAEYGTPDQIDTWVRPMLEGRFFGTMCLSEPGAGSSLSDITTKATPVGDGTYRVTGTKMWISAGDHELGENIVHLVLAKAPGGGPGVKGISLFIVPKVLPDGTRNDVALVGLNHKMGQRGTTNTLLNFGDGTFPVGDGQGALGYLVGEEHKGLFYMFHMMNEARIGVGFLATAIGYAGYLQSVEYAKTRVQGRPVDAKDPAAKPVAIIEHPDVKRMLLAQKSYVEGALALCLWSSLLVDRVATTGDEDERARAALLLDVITPISKSWPSQWCLTANDLAIQVHGGYGYTKEFDVEQCYRDNRLNPIHEGTHGVQAIDLLGRKFTMKGGTGLRVLVETITETIDRATAAGGAAAGYAAALRAALERIPAAVLTAWADADPAVALANATAFLEATGHTVLAWLWLEQFLAADGKEGDFYDGKRAATRYFFTYELPKTGPMFDLVMAKDRTTLDTPAEWF